The proteins below are encoded in one region of Knoellia sp. S7-12:
- a CDS encoding GntR family transcriptional regulator, giving the protein MHTIPVSIDRASPVPLYHQLAEQLNAAIDDGRLKPGDPFENELALAARLDLSRPTVRRAIAELVGRGLLVRRRGVGTTVASQVIHRRDELTSLYDDMVRRGQKPRTEVLSFSADEVNSAAAAALDLPADTPLLSVERLRYVGDIPAALMHNWLPPQYADLLEEDLARESLYSLLRQRGVRPVIAHQTIGARRPVPRERKLLGLATGDPLLTMTRRAYAANGTAVEYGDHCYRFDQYAFDVTVHDR; this is encoded by the coding sequence GTGCACACGATCCCTGTCAGCATCGATCGCGCCAGCCCCGTGCCGCTCTACCACCAGCTCGCGGAACAGCTGAACGCAGCGATCGATGACGGTCGCCTCAAGCCCGGCGACCCCTTCGAGAATGAACTGGCCCTCGCGGCGCGGCTCGACCTCTCTCGCCCCACGGTGCGGCGCGCCATCGCCGAACTCGTGGGTCGCGGGCTCCTCGTGCGCCGGCGCGGGGTTGGCACGACCGTTGCGAGTCAGGTCATCCACCGGCGCGACGAGCTCACCAGCCTTTACGACGACATGGTCCGCCGAGGACAGAAGCCGCGCACCGAGGTCCTCTCCTTCAGTGCCGACGAGGTCAACTCCGCTGCCGCGGCTGCCCTCGACCTGCCCGCCGACACCCCTTTGCTGAGCGTCGAACGCCTTCGCTACGTCGGAGACATCCCTGCGGCACTCATGCACAACTGGCTCCCTCCTCAGTACGCCGACCTCCTTGAGGAGGATCTGGCCCGCGAGAGTCTCTACAGCCTCCTGCGCCAGCGCGGGGTGCGTCCCGTCATCGCCCACCAGACGATCGGCGCGCGCCGACCCGTGCCTCGCGAACGCAAGCTGCTCGGACTGGCCACGGGCGACCCTCTCCTCACGATGACTCGGCGGGCGTATGCCGCGAACGGCACCGCCGTGGAGTACGGCGACCACTGCTACCGCTTCGACCAGTACGCGTTCGACGTCACGGTTCACGACCGCTGA
- a CDS encoding sugar phosphate isomerase/epimerase family protein: protein MKIAQDPTPFHHEHELLDFPHVVAELGYEHIQLTPHKDLVPFFRHPRADDQLVRSLKKACADAGVGIASLLPVQRWSSPDEWARQGAVRNWKRLIQIAVDLDVRVIGTEFSGRPDRQEESEAAFYRSMEELLPIIEREGIDLLIDPHPDDFVEDGLEAIRVIRGLNSTSVGMVYVACHTFHMGQPMREIMRAGKDLIRLVHVADTMDHHASHGLRYISNPPGNAARVHQHLRIGAGDVDWDDFFGGLAEIGFLDNPDAVMCNSVFAEDENADEMARYQLTTMNQYIATHTPKGHQ, encoded by the coding sequence GTGAAGATTGCGCAGGACCCGACGCCGTTCCACCACGAGCACGAGCTGCTCGACTTCCCACATGTCGTTGCCGAACTCGGCTACGAGCACATCCAGCTGACACCGCACAAGGACCTCGTCCCGTTCTTCCGGCACCCGAGGGCCGATGACCAACTGGTGCGCTCACTCAAGAAGGCCTGTGCCGATGCGGGGGTGGGGATCGCCTCCCTGCTCCCGGTCCAGCGCTGGTCGAGCCCCGACGAGTGGGCCCGACAAGGGGCGGTGCGGAACTGGAAGAGACTCATCCAGATCGCGGTCGACCTCGACGTACGCGTCATCGGTACGGAGTTCTCCGGCCGCCCCGACCGTCAGGAGGAGTCGGAAGCCGCGTTCTACCGGTCAATGGAGGAACTCCTCCCGATCATCGAGCGCGAGGGCATCGACCTCCTCATCGACCCCCACCCCGATGACTTCGTCGAGGACGGCCTCGAGGCCATCCGCGTCATCCGAGGACTCAACAGCACGAGCGTCGGAATGGTCTACGTCGCCTGCCACACCTTCCACATGGGCCAGCCGATGCGCGAGATCATGCGCGCCGGGAAGGACCTCATCCGGCTCGTACACGTCGCCGACACGATGGACCACCACGCGTCGCACGGCCTTCGCTACATCTCCAACCCTCCCGGGAACGCAGCCCGAGTGCATCAGCACCTGCGCATCGGCGCCGGCGACGTGGACTGGGACGACTTCTTCGGTGGCCTGGCCGAGATCGGGTTCCTCGACAACCCGGACGCCGTCATGTGCAACTCGGTCTTCGCCGAAGACGAGAACGCCGACGAGATGGCGCGCTACCAGCTGACCACCATGAACCAATACATCGCCACCCACACCCCAAAGGGACACCAGTGA
- the iolD gene encoding 3D-(3,5/4)-trihydroxycyclohexane-1,2-dione acylhydrolase (decyclizing), producing the protein MTRTVRLTTAQALVKFLASQYSERDGVEQRLVTGMFGIFGHGNVAGVGQALLQAQVESEDGATGDGVLGSLPYYLARNEQGAVHAATAFSRARNRRQVMAVTTSIGPGATNMVTGAALATTNRIPVLLLPSDQFATRVPDPVLQQLEDPGTLDVTVNDVFRPVSRFFDRISRPEQLIPSLMNAMRVLTDPADTGAVTVALPQDVQAEAHDWPLAFFAKRVWHIGRPVPEPAALARAVELIRSAKRPLIVAGGGVIYSEASEELRAFATATGIPVSDTHAGKGAINWDHPSAVGGVGSTGSAAANELARGADVVIGFGTRYSDFTTASHTIFASEDVRFVNINLLGFDAAKHGAAMLVADAREALRALTTELDGWEVEPAYREEAIDLDAAWQRVVDECYHREQTPLPAQTEVFGALNELMGPEDVIINAAGSMPGDLQCLWRASSPVQYHVEYAFSCMGYEIPASLGVKMALGDDHEVVAIVGDGTYQMLPMEIATIVSEGVKVIIVLLQNHGFASIGALSESRGSQRFGTKYRMRSSSGRLDGSTVPLDLAANAASWGADVLRCGSMAEFRENYGRAAASDRATVLYIETDLLGPNPPGSAWWDVPVSQVSTLESTQKAYAEHLDNQRGQRTYL; encoded by the coding sequence ATGACTCGGACCGTGCGCCTCACGACCGCGCAAGCGCTCGTGAAGTTCTTGGCCAGCCAGTATTCCGAGCGGGATGGAGTTGAACAGCGACTCGTCACAGGGATGTTCGGGATCTTCGGCCACGGGAACGTGGCTGGGGTGGGGCAGGCGCTGCTCCAGGCGCAGGTGGAGTCCGAGGACGGTGCGACCGGCGACGGGGTGCTGGGCTCGCTCCCCTACTACCTGGCCCGCAACGAGCAGGGTGCCGTGCACGCGGCCACGGCCTTCAGCCGGGCCCGCAACCGCCGCCAGGTCATGGCCGTGACGACGTCGATCGGCCCTGGGGCGACGAACATGGTGACCGGCGCGGCCCTGGCGACGACCAACCGCATCCCGGTGCTGCTCCTGCCGTCCGACCAGTTCGCCACCCGGGTGCCCGACCCCGTGCTTCAGCAGCTCGAGGACCCGGGCACCCTCGACGTCACCGTCAACGACGTGTTCCGACCGGTGTCCCGCTTCTTCGACCGGATCAGCCGACCTGAGCAGCTCATCCCCTCGCTCATGAACGCCATGCGGGTTCTCACCGACCCAGCCGACACCGGAGCCGTCACGGTGGCGCTGCCGCAGGACGTTCAGGCCGAGGCCCACGACTGGCCGCTCGCATTCTTCGCCAAGCGCGTCTGGCACATCGGGCGACCGGTGCCAGAGCCGGCCGCACTGGCGCGAGCGGTGGAGCTCATTCGATCTGCCAAGCGGCCGCTGATCGTCGCAGGTGGCGGGGTCATCTACTCGGAGGCCTCCGAGGAACTGCGCGCCTTCGCCACCGCGACCGGTATCCCCGTGTCCGACACCCACGCGGGCAAGGGCGCCATCAACTGGGACCACCCGTCCGCGGTCGGGGGCGTGGGCTCGACCGGATCGGCCGCCGCCAACGAGCTGGCCCGCGGCGCCGACGTGGTCATCGGCTTCGGCACGCGCTACTCCGACTTCACGACCGCGAGCCACACGATCTTCGCGTCCGAGGACGTCCGGTTCGTCAACATCAACCTCCTGGGGTTCGACGCGGCCAAGCACGGCGCGGCGATGCTCGTCGCCGACGCCCGCGAGGCCCTGCGGGCCCTGACGACCGAGCTCGACGGTTGGGAGGTGGAACCGGCATACCGTGAGGAGGCCATTGATCTCGATGCCGCGTGGCAGCGGGTCGTCGACGAGTGCTACCACCGCGAGCAGACTCCGCTGCCCGCACAGACGGAGGTCTTCGGCGCGCTCAACGAGCTCATGGGACCCGAGGACGTCATCATCAACGCCGCCGGCTCGATGCCTGGTGACCTGCAGTGCCTGTGGCGGGCGTCGTCGCCCGTGCAGTACCACGTGGAGTACGCCTTCTCCTGCATGGGCTATGAGATCCCGGCGTCCCTCGGGGTGAAGATGGCGCTCGGCGACGACCACGAGGTCGTCGCGATCGTCGGCGACGGCACCTATCAGATGCTCCCGATGGAGATCGCGACGATCGTCTCCGAGGGTGTCAAGGTGATCATCGTGCTGCTCCAGAACCACGGGTTCGCCTCGATCGGCGCCCTCTCGGAGTCGCGGGGGTCGCAGCGCTTCGGAACGAAATACCGCATGCGGTCCTCAAGTGGCCGCCTGGACGGCTCCACCGTGCCCCTGGACCTTGCAGCGAACGCGGCCTCCTGGGGGGCCGACGTGCTGCGCTGCGGCTCGATGGCGGAGTTCCGCGAGAACTATGGCCGTGCGGCTGCCTCCGACCGCGCCACCGTGCTCTACATCGAGACTGACCTCCTCGGTCCGAACCCACCGGGCTCGGCCTGGTGGGACGTTCCCGTGTCGCAGGTGTCGACCCTTGAGTCGACCCAGAAGGCGTATGCAGAGCACCTCGACAATCAGCGCGGGCAGCGCACCTACCTCTGA
- a CDS encoding transaldolase family protein, translating into MRIMTETTPTALWNDSSTLSELTTAIGWGAVGATCNPVIALAAIHSDLPRWQARIAEIAQERPTATESQIGWQVVEEVSIDAATYLEPAFAEHNGRNGRLSMQTDPRLHRDAEALVDQAEHFASLAPNIIVKIPATKVGIEAIEEATYRGISMNVTVSFTVPQAVAAGEAIERGLTRREADGKDVSTMGPVVTIMVGRLDDWLKEVVARDDLGVDPEHLEWGGVAAVKKAYGIFTERGLRARLLAAAYRNTLQWTELVGGDIVLSPPFAWLEKFEASGHDPRPRMDVPVAPEVLASLSTIPDFVRAYAVDGMTPEEFDDFGATRKTLRQFLEADADLDRIVRDVLIPAP; encoded by the coding sequence ATGCGCATCATGACGGAGACGACCCCGACCGCGCTCTGGAACGACTCCTCGACGCTCTCCGAACTGACGACCGCGATCGGCTGGGGTGCCGTCGGCGCGACCTGCAACCCCGTCATCGCGTTGGCAGCGATCCACTCGGACCTGCCCCGCTGGCAGGCCCGCATCGCCGAGATCGCGCAGGAGCGACCCACTGCCACGGAGTCGCAGATCGGGTGGCAGGTCGTCGAGGAGGTCTCCATCGACGCGGCCACGTATCTCGAGCCCGCCTTCGCCGAGCACAACGGCCGCAACGGGCGGCTGTCGATGCAGACCGACCCCCGCCTGCACCGTGATGCCGAAGCCCTCGTCGACCAAGCGGAACACTTCGCCTCCCTCGCGCCCAACATCATCGTCAAGATCCCGGCGACAAAGGTGGGCATCGAGGCGATCGAGGAGGCGACCTACCGGGGCATCAGCATGAACGTCACCGTGTCCTTCACCGTCCCCCAGGCCGTTGCGGCCGGCGAGGCCATCGAGCGGGGCCTGACCCGACGAGAGGCCGACGGCAAGGACGTGTCGACGATGGGTCCGGTCGTGACGATCATGGTCGGCCGTCTCGACGACTGGCTCAAGGAGGTCGTGGCTCGCGACGACCTCGGGGTCGACCCCGAGCACCTCGAATGGGGCGGCGTTGCAGCCGTCAAGAAGGCCTACGGCATCTTCACCGAGCGCGGCCTGCGGGCCCGCTTGCTTGCCGCTGCCTACCGCAACACGCTCCAGTGGACCGAGCTCGTCGGTGGCGACATCGTCCTCTCACCGCCCTTCGCCTGGCTGGAGAAGTTCGAAGCCAGCGGTCACGACCCTCGGCCACGCATGGACGTGCCCGTCGCTCCCGAAGTCCTCGCATCCCTGAGCACGATCCCTGACTTCGTGCGGGCCTATGCAGTCGACGGCATGACGCCGGAGGAGTTCGACGACTTCGGTGCCACACGCAAGACCCTGCGCCAGTTCCTCGAGGCCGACGCCGACCTCGACCGCATCGTCCGCGACGTGCTGATCCCCGCTCCCTGA
- a CDS encoding substrate-binding domain-containing protein: MNQSRFRKVVTAVAVATSATMVLAACSGGGAEKTDDTTGDSGGGGGDSGYTIAMITHETPGDTFWDKIKAGAQQAAKDTGATLKYSNDPDPAKQATLIQNAIDSKVDGIATTLATPDALAGSVKAAGTAGIPTVAFNSGIDQYLETGALMYFGSDENLAGATAGERITADGGKHPLCVIQAAGSVALEARCAGVKSKVAGTENIQVNGADDAAVVSAIQAKLAADSSIDYIVTLGAPIALNALKSMEQAGSKAKLVTFDLNAEAAQQIKDGKIQFSIDQQPYVQGYLAVTALYLNVKNGNDMGGGKPVLTGPSFVDPKNIDVILPFTKNNTR, translated from the coding sequence ATGAATCAGAGCCGATTCCGCAAGGTGGTGACCGCCGTGGCGGTCGCGACCTCAGCCACGATGGTCCTCGCCGCCTGCAGCGGCGGCGGTGCCGAAAAGACCGACGACACGACGGGCGATTCGGGAGGTGGCGGCGGCGATTCGGGCTACACCATCGCCATGATCACGCACGAGACGCCCGGTGACACGTTCTGGGACAAGATCAAGGCGGGTGCGCAGCAGGCCGCCAAGGACACCGGAGCCACGTTGAAATACTCCAACGACCCGGACCCGGCCAAGCAGGCCACGCTCATCCAGAACGCGATCGACTCCAAGGTGGACGGGATTGCCACCACGCTCGCCACGCCGGACGCGCTCGCCGGCTCGGTCAAGGCAGCCGGCACAGCCGGGATCCCGACCGTCGCCTTCAACTCCGGGATCGACCAGTACCTCGAGACCGGTGCCCTGATGTACTTCGGCTCCGACGAGAACCTCGCCGGAGCGACCGCCGGCGAGCGGATCACGGCCGACGGTGGCAAGCACCCCCTCTGCGTCATCCAGGCCGCCGGTTCGGTGGCTCTCGAGGCTCGCTGTGCAGGGGTGAAGAGCAAGGTCGCCGGCACCGAGAACATCCAGGTCAACGGTGCTGACGACGCCGCCGTGGTGTCTGCGATCCAGGCCAAGCTCGCCGCCGACAGCTCGATCGACTACATCGTCACCCTCGGCGCCCCGATCGCCCTGAACGCGCTGAAGTCGATGGAGCAGGCCGGCAGCAAGGCGAAGCTCGTGACGTTCGACCTCAACGCCGAGGCCGCCCAGCAGATCAAGGACGGCAAGATCCAGTTCTCGATCGACCAGCAGCCCTACGTCCAGGGCTACCTGGCCGTGACGGCCCTCTACCTCAACGTCAAGAACGGCAACGACATGGGTGGTGGCAAGCCGGTCCTCACCGGCCCCTCGTTCGTGGACCCCAAGAACATCGACGTCATCCTCCCGTTCACCAAGAACAACACCCGCTGA
- a CDS encoding ABC transporter permease — MSQDPTPAPTSAPKPAPAAPARPAAETPSAVSHGAHAEASNRIQLGWSNRLLARPEIGALVAAIILFIFFLAVAPAFRSVDSLMTVLYQSSTIGIVAVAVGLLMIGGEFDLSAGVLVYSAGLLNAMFSYQLGVNLWVGAVLALVFALSIGWLNGYMVMRTGIPSFLITLGSFFILQGANLGVTKLVTGSVSTPNINQMDGYDSLNAIFAHTFSIGGASLNITVLWWLLFVGLAHWMLTRTRIGNWLYAVGGNAPSARAVGVPVTRVKIGLFMGVAFLAWFTGMHTLYNYNTLQASNGIGNEFLYIVAAVVGGTLLTGGYGNAIGVAIGAFIFGMTSLCIVYAGWDNNWFKAFLGVMLLLAVVVNLYVKNLSTLRKVG, encoded by the coding sequence ATGAGCCAAGACCCCACGCCGGCACCAACGAGTGCCCCCAAGCCCGCACCGGCAGCACCGGCACGACCGGCCGCCGAAACCCCCTCGGCCGTGTCGCACGGCGCGCACGCCGAGGCGTCCAACCGTATCCAACTGGGATGGTCCAACCGCCTGCTGGCGCGACCCGAGATCGGCGCCCTCGTCGCCGCGATCATCCTGTTCATCTTCTTCCTCGCCGTCGCGCCGGCTTTCCGGTCCGTCGACTCGCTGATGACGGTCCTGTACCAGTCCTCGACGATCGGCATCGTCGCCGTAGCCGTCGGACTGCTCATGATCGGAGGGGAGTTCGACCTCTCCGCCGGCGTGCTGGTCTACAGCGCGGGGCTGCTCAACGCGATGTTCTCGTACCAGCTCGGCGTCAACCTGTGGGTCGGGGCTGTCCTCGCGCTCGTCTTCGCCCTGAGCATTGGGTGGTTGAACGGTTACATGGTGATGCGCACCGGCATACCGAGCTTCCTCATCACGCTGGGCTCGTTCTTCATCCTGCAAGGGGCCAACCTCGGCGTCACCAAGCTCGTGACCGGCTCGGTCTCCACGCCGAACATCAACCAGATGGACGGTTACGACTCGCTCAACGCGATCTTCGCCCACACCTTCTCCATCGGAGGGGCCAGCCTCAACATCACCGTGCTGTGGTGGCTGCTCTTCGTCGGCCTGGCCCACTGGATGCTCACTCGCACGCGAATCGGCAACTGGCTGTATGCCGTCGGCGGGAACGCACCGAGCGCCCGCGCGGTCGGTGTGCCGGTGACGCGGGTCAAGATCGGCCTGTTCATGGGAGTCGCGTTCCTCGCATGGTTCACGGGCATGCACACGCTCTACAACTACAACACCCTGCAGGCGAGCAACGGCATCGGCAACGAGTTCCTCTACATCGTCGCGGCCGTCGTCGGCGGCACTTTGCTCACCGGTGGCTACGGCAACGCAATCGGCGTTGCCATCGGCGCGTTCATCTTCGGCATGACCAGTCTGTGCATCGTCTACGCCGGATGGGACAACAACTGGTTCAAGGCCTTCCTCGGCGTCATGCTCCTCCTCGCCGTCGTCGTCAACCTCTATGTCAAGAATCTCTCGACCCTGCGGAAGGTGGGCTAG